The genomic segment CCATATTTTCTTTTAATCATAGAAAATACAGTCTCAACTTTACTTCTTTGATGATAATCTCGACCATCAACTTTCTTTCCAAGCTTTAAATAGCCATAAAAGTTATTATGCCCTCTTACAGGTATAATTGGTATAGCTCGCAATTTGTTTAAAACAAACTGCCTATTCTTTTTACTGTCATATCCTTTATCAGCAAAAACTTTTTTTGTTTCAATATTTTGTAATACCTTTTTAAAATCAATGTGATCATTTCTCAATTTTCTTCTTATTTTATATTTTAAAATAAATAGTTTATCTGTATCTACGCACACACTTAATTTAACGTATCTCTTTGTTTTCTGAGGTTTATCGCTATTTTGAATATTTCTGAAATAGTAGCTTTTTGATTCAGTTTCAAAGCCAGTTGAATCAACTGCAACATTATTTGCTTGTCTTATATCTAACAACCTGTCTATTCGCTTTTCAATTTTTTTACCAAATCGAATTATAGTGGTATGAACTGGGATTCTTTTTAATTCAAGAAGCATTTGTATTTCTGAAGATGCTTTAATTAACGAGATTACACCTCGTGCAGTTGTTTTAAGCTTTTGCATAAACAAATATATTGCACACTTTTGATAGTTGCAATATATTTTATTTGAAAACTTTGAAAAATATTTTGGAATTTTTGTAGCAATTTTTAAAGCATTTTTAACAAATTTTAAATAATCTGAATATATATCTTTCATGGGGTTTACCTCTTTTTGTGTTCTTGCGAACCATAAAGAGGGGTAAAACCCTCTTTTATTTAAATTTTTAGAAGGATTGCACCAAAGCCATTTAGTTAATAATAATCAAAAAATAAATCTACGGGAGGGACTTATATGAGCTTAGAATTTCTTGAGGTATTTCAGAATAATTTAAATTGTATTTCTAAAGTTGAAGAGAAAGTACTTGGAATTCCTTCTATAAAGAGATTGACCCCACAAGAAACAAAAAAATTGTCTGTTTATGCCTTTTGGAGCGAATCCATAAAAATTAAGGGTTCTCTTCAAAAATTGTTGGTTTATTGTGGAGATTGTGAAAGTTTTTGTACTGGGGGAGCTTGTCAGGCTTCTTGTAGAAGTTATATTCAAGAATAAATTTTTTTTAATATGGATCCAATTCAAGGTAGGAGATTCGAGAATGAATTTAATTTACAATGGCATATAACTAATAAATGTAATAATTCATGTAAACACTGTTATATAAATAAAAAATCAAGTAATCTTGATGAGCTTAGTTTAAGTGAATCTTTTAAAGTAATAGATGATTTAGTGCAATTTTCTGAACTTATTAATTTAATTCCAAGTATTTCTTTTACGGGTGGAGATCCTTTATTAAAAAAAGATATCAATAATTTATTGGCTTATGCCAATCAAAATAAAGTGAAGATAGTTATGTTAGGAAATGCTTCTTTATTAAATAAAAAAAATCTTGAAATGCTTAAAAAGAATAATGTTTCTAAATATCAATTAAGTTTCGATGGATTAAAGGATACGCATGATTTTATACGTGGAAAAGGTAGTTTTGATGAAAATTTAGAAGGAATTATTAAATTAAGAAGCCATGATATTCCAGTAATGATTATGAGTACAGTTTCTAAAATAAATTATTTAGATATACCTGAATTGATTGAATTTCTCGTCCCTAGAGATATTTTAGTTTTTGATTTTGCCAGATTAGTTCCTATTGGGCAGGGTAAGAGGATTAAAGAAGAATGTTTTAAACCATTCGAGTACAAAACTTTTTTATTACAAGTATATTCTGTTTATAAAAAGTTAAAGAATCAAGGTTTTGATATTAATACTTTCGGTTTTAAAGATCCTTTATGGAGTCTATTTTTTTATGAATTAAATAAAGAAAATCCTTCTTTTTTAAATCAAATTCCTCAAGATAAAAAGATTTATGGAGGATGTAGTATAGGTAGAAATGGATTTTGTATGGAACCTGATGGAACTTTGTATGCTTGTAGAAGACTTTCGGAACCAATAGGTAATATAAAAGAAACCTCTATAAGAAATTTTTTTATCTCTTCAGAAGAGATGAATAAATATAGAGAAATTCATAAAATCAAGGCTTGTTCAGATTGTGAAATTATTTCTTTATGTCGAGGATGTAGGGCTGTTGCCTGGTCTGAAAATAAAAATTATTTTGAGAGGGATCCACAATGTTGGAAATAAAATATGATTACCTTATTTTAAGAGGAAATATAGGTGTAGGAAAGACTACTACCCTTAAGAAATTAATCCCTTATTTTCATAAAAGTCGCATAAATTTTGCTTTAATAGATTGTGGGGAATTAAGAAAATATATTGGTGATAAAGAACCTTCTTATAAAAATAGGGTTTTATGTGCAAAAAATACTATTCTTTTAGCAAATAGTTTTATTCAAGAAGGATATTTTACGCTTCTTGAATGGGTTTTAGCAGATCAAGATTTATTAGACCAAATGAAAAAACAAATAAGTGGAGAGGGTAAATTAATAAGATTATCTTGTTCATTAGAACAAAATTTAATTAGAAATAAATGTCCCAATCGGATGTGGCCTGGAAGTATTGACAAAATTGTTTATATAAACAATTTATTTGAAAAAAATAAACCATATAACTTAAATGAAACTTTAATAGATAATAATCTGCTAAGTGCAGAGGAAGTTGCCAATCAAATTATAAATTTAATTAAAAAATAATATAAAATGAAACTACTTTTAACAAGGCATGGAGAAGTTAAAAATGATTTTTCTATAATAAATTTAGATGGCAATTTAACTTTAACTGAATCAGGAATTTTACAAACAAAAAAATTGGCTGAATATTTAAAGTTATACAAATTAAATTTAATTATTTCGAGTAATCTTTTGAGATGTAAAGATACTTCTAAAATAATCCAGGATTTAATTAATGTTCCAATAGTATATAATCCCTTGTTAAATGAACGAAATAGTGGTGATTTTGAAGGAAAATCTAAAGATGAAATAAATTGGGAAGGATTGGGAGATAAAATTGAAAATTTATGTCCTCCAAATGGGGAAAGCTTTTTAATGGTTCAAGAAAGAGCAAAACAATTTTTGAATTATATTTTTAATGAAATTAGTCAGAATGAAATTATTTTAATCGTTTCTCATGAAGGCTTTTTGAAGATATTTATAGGGTATTTACTTGGAATAAACATTCAGGATTCAATTTTTAAATTAAAAATACATGAGTGTTCTTTAACTGAAATAGATTTTGATAAAAAATATAAATGTGGTTTTAGAATAAATTTTTTTAATGATACGCATTATCTTAATTAATTCTCACAAATCTTTATAAATAATCTTTCTTTAATTGTAAATATGTTCAATAAAAGAGGTATGAGCCATATAGACTGGGCTATAAGTATGGGTATATTTATTACTGGGATGTTGGCTTTGTTTATTCTTTGGCAACCTTGGTCAAGTCAAGATGATTGGGAAGGAGATGTTTTAACTCATATTGTTATGGATAATTTTTTGTATGGTCCTGATGATAGTGGGAGTTATGATATAAAAGGACATCCAATTTGTGGTGATGATCCTACAACTGATTTATATTGTGTAACTTCAGTTTTCTATAGGAAGAGAGTGTATGTTAAGATCTCAGGGAGCTATACAATAGATTTATCTGATTTTGATTGTAAAACTTCTTGTCAAAAAGATTATTTTAAAATAAAAGATAAAGATAATAATGAAGTAGGTTTTTCTATTTTATCAAATGAACTTAGTTTGCCTACCTTAGGTGAAGGTTATTATGATATTTATTATGATAAGAATAATGAAGTTTCATTAAATCCTACTTCCTCTTCTGGTTCTGGGACGGATGAATGTGATGACCCTTTAACTTGTGATCTTGGAACAGGAACTGTTGAGTTTAGTGGAGTAAGCTTGGAGAAGTTATATAAACTTGTAATGTGTGCTGAAAGTGATGGGGCTCCCGCGAGTTGTACAGATGGTTTTTTAAAATGGGCTCAAAATCCAGACGGAATTTATGAGGTTACCCAAAATAATTATTTAAAGGTTAAAACTAATTGGAATTATCCATCTGGAAGAAATTTCCAAATATGTTTGAGAGATAATCAAGGAAATATTTATTTGCCTAATTGTATGACTCCTTCACTTGATCAAAAAAAATGTGATCTTTGGGGATTTAAATTAAAAATTGATTCGAGTAAGCTTTGTAAAACTAAAGATTCTTTAACGTATACAGAACCTTCGGCAGGTATTCCAGTATATACTTATGAATTACCTTTAAGATTAATTAAAGATGATCCTTCTTATGATCCAGAAGGTTTTGTGGATTTGGGTGGAAATAAATTAGAAACTATTTATGTGTCTGTTTCAGCGTGGTAAATGCCT from the Candidatus Woesearchaeota archaeon genome contains:
- a CDS encoding transposase, producing MKDIYSDYLKFVKNALKIATKIPKYFSKFSNKIYCNYQKCAIYLFMQKLKTTARGVISLIKASSEIQMLLELKRIPVHTTIIRFGKKIEKRIDRLLDIRQANNVAVDSTGFETESKSYYFRNIQNSDKPQKTKRYVKLSVCVDTDKLFILKYKIRRKLRNDHIDFKKVLQNIETKKVFADKGYDSKKNRQFVLNKLRAIPIIPVRGHNNFYGYLKLGKKVDGRDYHQRSKVETVFSMIKRKYGSVLRNKTFATQKVELISKLIAHNIDRMQYYFLFLSRGLHQS
- a CDS encoding radical SAM protein, yielding MDPIQGRRFENEFNLQWHITNKCNNSCKHCYINKKSSNLDELSLSESFKVIDDLVQFSELINLIPSISFTGGDPLLKKDINNLLAYANQNKVKIVMLGNASLLNKKNLEMLKKNNVSKYQLSFDGLKDTHDFIRGKGSFDENLEGIIKLRSHDIPVMIMSTVSKINYLDIPELIEFLVPRDILVFDFARLVPIGQGKRIKEECFKPFEYKTFLLQVYSVYKKLKNQGFDINTFGFKDPLWSLFFYELNKENPSFLNQIPQDKKIYGGCSIGRNGFCMEPDGTLYACRRLSEPIGNIKETSIRNFFISSEEMNKYREIHKIKACSDCEIISLCRGCRAVAWSENKNYFERDPQCWK
- a CDS encoding histidine phosphatase family protein; its protein translation is MKLLLTRHGEVKNDFSIINLDGNLTLTESGILQTKKLAEYLKLYKLNLIISSNLLRCKDTSKIIQDLINVPIVYNPLLNERNSGDFEGKSKDEINWEGLGDKIENLCPPNGESFLMVQERAKQFLNYIFNEISQNEIILIVSHEGFLKIFIGYLLGINIQDSIFKLKIHECSLTEIDFDKKYKCGFRINFFNDTHYLN